From the genome of Alosa sapidissima isolate fAloSap1 chromosome 14, fAloSap1.pri, whole genome shotgun sequence, one region includes:
- the nae1 gene encoding NEDD8-activating enzyme E1 regulatory subunit isoform X1, whose protein sequence is MAATKTSKEQKYDRQLRLWGDHGQEALENAHVCLINATATGTEILKNLVLPGIGAFTIVDGHKVSGEDVGNNFFLSNNSIGKNRAQAATELLLELNSDVSGNFVEESPDKLLDSEPEFFHRFSLVIGVQLPESMCLRLGAVLWNASVPFLVCRTYGLTGYMRLVVREHTVVESHPDNALEDLRLDQPFPELKHHIESYDLDSMEKKDHSHTPWIIVIAKYLENWRSEHDSQLPKNYKEKEAFRELIRQGILKNEHGAPEDEENFEEAIKNVNTALNPTKITSAVEDLFNGEQCNNISAQTPPFWVMVRAVREFVRNEGNGCLPVRGTIPDMIADSQKFINLQNVYREKAMQDATVVSKHVESLLQSVGKPTESIAEQEIKLFCKNAAFLRVVRCRSLAEEYSVETFNRDEITSCMDNPDSEMVLYLMLRSIDRFYQQHSRYPGVYNYQVEEDISKLKVCVNSLLQECGLSVSVKDDYIHEFCRCGAAEPHTVAAFLGGSAAQEVIKVITHQFVPFNNTFIYNAMAQTSATLQL, encoded by the exons ATGGCAGCCACTAAAACATCTAAGGAACAAAAGTATGACAGACAGCTGAG GTTATGGGGTGACCATGGCCAAGAGGCTTTAGAGAACGCCCACGTATGTCTGATCAATGCCACTGCTACTGGCACAGAAATACTCAAGAACCTGGTCCTGCCAG GAATTGGTGCCTTCACCATCGTTGATGGCCACAAAGTTTCAGGGGAAGACGTAGGGAATAA CTTTTTTCTCAGCAACAACAGCATTGGAAAG AATCGGGCCCAGGCTGCTACTGAGCTTCTCCTGGAGCTGAACAGTGATGTGTCGGGGAATTTTGTGGAGGAG TCTCCTGACAAACTCCTGGACAGTGAGCCAGAGTTCTTCCACAGGTTTAGCCTGGTGATTGGAGTTCAGTTGCCTGAAAG CATGTGTTTGAGGTTGGGCGCTGTCCTCTGGAACGCCAGCGTTCCCTTCCTCGTGTGCAGGACCTATGGTCTCACTGGCTACATGAGACTGGTGGTTAGAGAACACACAG TTGTTGAGTCCCACCCAGACAACGCACTGGAAGACCTGAGGCTGGACCAGCCTTTCCCTGAGCTCAAGCATCACATTGAGTCCTACGACCTGGACAGTATGGAGAAAAAG GATCACAGTCACACACCATGGATCATTGTCATCGCAAAGTACTTGGAGAACTGGAGAAGTGaa CATGATTCTCAGCTACCAAAGAACTACAAAGAGAAGGAGGCCTTCAGAGAGCTCATCCGGCAAG GGATCTTGAAGAACGAACATGGAGCGCCTGAGGATGAGGAGAACTTTGAGGAGGCCATCAAGAACGTCAACACAGCCCTGAACCCAACTAAG ATCACCAGTGCAGTAGAAGACCTCTTCAATGGAGAGCAGTGCAATAACATCTCTGCCCAG actCCACCCTTCTGGGTGATGGTGCGGGCGGTGAGGGAGTTTGTGAGGAATGAGGGGAATGGCTGCCTGCCTGTGCGTGGCACTATCCCCGACATGATCGCTGACTCACAGAAGTTCATCAACCTGCAGAATGT ttaCAGGGAGAAGGCGATGCAGGACGCTACGGTCGTGTCCAAGCACGTGGAGTCTCTCCTTCAGTCCGTTGGAAAG CCTACAGAGAGCATTGCTGAACAGGAAATCAAGTTATTCT GCAAGAATGCAGCCTTCCTCAGGGTGGTGCGCTGTAGGTCACTAGCAGAAGAGTACAGTGTGGAGACCTTCAACAGAGACGAAATTA catccTGCATGGATAACCCAGACAGTGAGATGGTTCTCTACCTCATGCTCCGCTCCATCGACCGCTTCTATCAGCAGCACTCCCGTTACCCAG GTGTGTATAACTACCAGGTGGAGGAGGACATCAGTAagctgaaggtgtgtgtgaacAGCCTGCTGCAGGAGTGCGGTCTGAGCGTCAGCGTCAAAGACGACTACATCCACGAGTT